In Alkalihalobacillus sp. FSL W8-0930, a single window of DNA contains:
- a CDS encoding GNAT family N-acetyltransferase codes for MEFTTERLHIRPFKGEDLEDVFQIYSNEDSCRYLLYSAWTVEDKQVHFKKKLNNHLLTNEKPLSLAVVIGSEVIGDLSVWYTGMKDTVEIGYSFARSASGKGYASEAVKELIQKLFAEKDIHRIQANLDARNEASLRLCDRVGMRKEAHFIQDFWNKGEWTDSIVFGMLQSDLKK; via the coding sequence GTGGAATTTACAACGGAAAGGCTACACATACGACCGTTTAAAGGAGAAGATCTTGAAGATGTGTTTCAGATCTATTCGAACGAGGACTCATGCCGATATCTTTTGTATTCAGCGTGGACGGTAGAGGACAAACAAGTTCATTTCAAGAAAAAGCTAAACAATCATCTGTTGACTAACGAAAAGCCGCTAAGCTTAGCGGTAGTGATAGGGTCAGAAGTGATTGGTGACCTATCTGTTTGGTATACCGGAATGAAAGATACGGTCGAGATTGGATATAGTTTTGCAAGATCAGCTAGTGGAAAGGGATACGCGAGTGAAGCGGTTAAAGAACTCATACAAAAACTTTTTGCAGAAAAAGATATTCACCGAATTCAAGCTAACTTGGACGCACGAAACGAAGCTTCTTTAAGGCTGTGTGATCGAGTAGGGATGAGAAAGGAAGCTCATTTTATTCAAGATTTCTGGAACAAAGGTGAGTGGACCGATAGTATCGTGTTTGGGATGCTACAGTCTGATCTTAAGAAATAA